One Bemisia tabaci chromosome 4, PGI_BMITA_v3 genomic window, CCCAATATATATTTATAACCACCATCTCTGGCATCAATTATCtcaggagaaaattttaattttaaaaaattaggatcatatcagagaaaaaaatatttcatggtaTAGTTTCCTAAAATTCACGTTTATTGATGATATTGATTTTCTAATACCTCTATACTTAATCTCCCCGTTCAATTTTTATACACCTCTACTTATTCTTACAGATATGTTTCATTTGGTTTGTTCACATCTATTGCTGCACAAAAGTCCAAGATCTTATTTGCCAACGATGTCTGGAATAACTACACTATGTCAACCACATCAAAAACGCAATTTGTCATTTGATGGAATTTTCCCTGCCCTGCCGACGCCTTTCGATAAAGATGAAAACATTGACTTCGATGCCCTGAAGAAAAACTTAGCACGTTGGGAGAAGATTCCCTTCAAAGGTAGGCCTAATCATCTTAACTCATTTCCTCTCAGTGTCTGTATTTGCTTTGTGTgttggaaaatttgtgaaataaaattttattgtttcttttgaaAGTATGCAATGAGCAGAGTTCACTGTTTCCCTCATAGTTTTTCTCTGATATgggaatttggaaaataatagaTTTAGAAGTGACATATTTTGCTGCCATATGAGGTTGAAGACAAGCAATTTCTATTTGAACATGGTTTCTTATTTTAGATTAGTAAGTAAGTATTGTTTATATATTACATAGTATATATTAGTATTGTTTTAGATTAGGTAAGTAAGATTTTTCTCATTCAGAGTCCATGCCATCTAAGCTTATcatcacatatctcatttgtggtgtctaaaaatctcctgaatgttatttttttaaaggagaacaaattgacatcattccttgaagttcttgcagaattttcttcgcacagagaagaaaaatcatggcagttttaaagaattgccgctgagtagttttctgttaaaaaaataaagtatgacaggaagtctacgatgtcgcaaaccaagttatgtggttgccgacttacaccttcATTATACACTTTcagagtgcgacagaaaatcATCATGTCCTCAGTATTTAATTGAAAGTGaatacaagaatcaagatggctgCTCTTCTGCCTCATTTTGGAagtgtgcaaatttttttggcaatgatttcattgatgaaattcttcaaatttcaatctcctaaaaaaatttccattttttattttgcaaccttaaactttaaccccttaaAGTTCTGACAAAGAAACGAATCCTGagtaaagttcataattttctgtTCTCGTAATACCTAGGTACTACAAAACGTTTTATCAAACTTGTATTTATTTCATGTTTCAGGATACGTGGTTGGCGGCTCATACAGTGAGGCTCCTTCTGTTGATCCTGGGGAAAGATTGGCAATCGTGAAAGAGACAAGAAAGGTCATCTCggattctaaaatcctgatAGGGGGCTCCAGTTGTCTCTGTACGGAGCCTTTTATTTTATACTTATTGAGTTACTAACACAGGAACTTGCTTTTATTCTCTGAAAATGAGATTGAACCCCTTGCATCAACCGAATCTTTATAGTCTGAATCATTGACAAATGAATATGCTCTCTGAGATTTTCTATCAAACCTATGTTCTCAAAagcattacaatttttatgATGACTTTAGACTTTGCTTACGTCACTTCTCTCACTTATCTCTGATCTAAAACATTTCCAACCAATGTTCGTTGCCAACTTTGGAACaacactaaatttttttaacaaacaattctaaattctaatttttccgTTGCTAgttcgatttttatttatttaatatccGTACTATTTTGCAAAATCACTAAGGCGGTatgtactcttgatttaaaACTTGTTTTTACTAACTATATATCTTTTTTAATGCCCAccgaatatttaaaattaatttaaatgaaatagaAGCAGGTACTCAATCTACAGTAAAAGTCtcagtttctttttcttctggGGACAAGGGGATACAAAAAATCTGATGAATCTCCTATAAAATAACATTGTCATGCAATTCGCATGCCCTTTTTTCTGTTAACAAAAAATTTAGATGAAGATCTAACATCGAAATTTATCACTCTCGTTTCTTAAAAGGCAGTACAAAacagtattattttttttttccatctgcaGCAACTAAAGCCACTTGCGAATTGAGCAAATCCATGGGGGAAGCAGGTGCTGATGCGGTCATGGTTTTGTTGCCTTTCTATTACCGAACCAGATTGAATGTAAGAGCACCTTTTTGCACCCTTTTTtgtatgatttaaaattttcgttaatttcaatgatttgcAATCAGCTGTACAAATGGAGCACAAGACAAGGCACAAAAGTGAGCACCACAATATATATTCCCCCAGCAACAGTTTAAATAGAGTGCTATGGACTCACTATAACTTTTCAAATCCAGCTCaatttcttgcaagaaagttttAATTTCATCCACAGACTCTGACAAAATAAATTAGTTATTCTTACCTTATAATGCTAATAAACAAACTTAATTTTGATAACCACTGTgaagtttattttcattttaggaagAAGCCATAATTGATCACTTTACGACAGTTGCAAATGCTAGTCCCGTTCCACTTGTCATTTACAATAATCCTCTCACCACTGGCGTTGACATACCAATTTCCGCTTACATCAAACTAGCCGCTCATCCCAACATAGTAGCAGTGAAAGATGGTGACGTAAGTTGATTAAAAATTCTTTAGGAGGCAATTTTCATCCACAATTTTCAGTTGATTTGTGTACTGTTAATGGTACAGTCTGAATTTCCTATTTTCTTCGCTATGTGTCTACAATATAGGCTTACAAATCTCCAAAAAAACTCTGTTGCCAcctaaaactttttttatttgccTCTACAAGCAATGACTAAAATAactattattttaattaatatttcatgCCTCATTTCGGTTACATTATTTGTCTTTCAGCATAAactttcctcctttttattcCACCTGTAGTTGTAATGCATAGACTATGTACAGATTAGCCATTTTTATAGATTACACAaagaatttctcggtaaaacaATAATTAAAAAGATGCATCAGCTTGCCACACTTACTTACATGCTTGCGCAGCTAGCAATTTTCTCCCCATTGTTACAAGCCACACCAACTACCAGAGCCTAACTGATGGCTTTCTGTAGAATTGTTTTTTGCGGTGGTgcaccctttttttctttttagcgGACACAGCAgaggaaaataattaataattgaactgcattttgcaatttggaactataaattctggcccggtttaaaaacaacgtatgtgccattagtttccctatgcacataagtgttttttcagatgagccagaatttatagttccaaattgcaaaatgcagtccaattagccTGCATATCTCTTAAATCATCAATAACTACAATTGAATAACTTTTACCACAGGTCTCTAAACTGTCTGGAACAAAACTTGCCACACACGAACATAATTTTGCTGTTTTGTCCAATGGTGCTGGCTTTTTGGTGTCAGCAATGGTGGCAGGTAAGATTAATATGAGTACTGATACAATAGTTTAAACGTGGCTAAGCATTAACAAGGTTAACCAGAGAGGAAATGTAAGGGATGTCCCAAGAAGACAGATGCATGACCTTCTCACTAACAACAAGAAATTATGAGAGTCGTCCAGAAAGGAAGTTTATCTATTCAATATCTCCCAAAtt contains:
- the LOC109031207 gene encoding 4-hydroxy-2-oxoglutarate aldolase, mitochondrial isoform X1, coding for MFHLVCSHLLLHKSPRSYLPTMSGITTLCQPHQKRNLSFDGIFPALPTPFDKDENIDFDALKKNLARWEKIPFKGYVVGGSYSEAPSVDPGERLAIVKETRKVISDSKILIGGSSCLSTKATCELSKSMGEAGADAVMVLLPFYYRTRLNEEAIIDHFTTVANASPVPLVIYNNPLTTGVDIPISAYIKLAAHPNIVAVKDGDVSKLSGTKLATHEHNFAVLSNGAGFLVSAMVAGAVGSINSLGAILGETVCEVHQLVSSGQYDEAIQLQMKLVEPDLMLRMTGHSVPGMKAAMDILGYYGGPVRKPLQPLNNSDREKVKECLKKSGFI
- the LOC109031207 gene encoding 4-hydroxy-2-oxoglutarate aldolase, mitochondrial isoform X2, translating into MSGITTLCQPHQKRNLSFDGIFPALPTPFDKDENIDFDALKKNLARWEKIPFKGYVVGGSYSEAPSVDPGERLAIVKETRKVISDSKILIGGSSCLSTKATCELSKSMGEAGADAVMVLLPFYYRTRLNEEAIIDHFTTVANASPVPLVIYNNPLTTGVDIPISAYIKLAAHPNIVAVKDGDVSKLSGTKLATHEHNFAVLSNGAGFLVSAMVAGAVGSINSLGAILGETVCEVHQLVSSGQYDEAIQLQMKLVEPDLMLRMTGHSVPGMKAAMDILGYYGGPVRKPLQPLNNSDREKVKECLKKSGFI